A genomic segment from Aegilops tauschii subsp. strangulata cultivar AL8/78 chromosome 1, Aet v6.0, whole genome shotgun sequence encodes:
- the LOC109747034 gene encoding nicotianamine aminotransferase A: MATVHQSDGAAAANGKSNGHAEAPAANGKSNGHAEAAPANGNSNGHAEAAAANGESNGHGEAAAANGESNGHEVAAAAPEAVEWNFAGAKGGVLAATGANMSIRAIRYKISASVQENGPRPVLPLAHGDPSVFPAFRTAVEAEDAVAAALRTGQFNCYPAGVGLPAARSAVAEHLSQGVPYRLSADDIFLTAGGTQAIEVIIPVLAQTAGANILLPRPGYPNYEARAAFNKLEVRHFDLIPEKGWEIDLDSLESMADKNTTAMVIINPNNPCGSVYSYDHLAKVAEVARKLGILVIADEVYGKLVLGSAPFIPMGMFGHITPVLSIGSLSKSWIVPGWRLGWVAVYDPTKILEETKISASITNYLNVSTDPATFIQAALPQILENTKEDFFKGIIGLLKESSEICYTEIKENKYITCPHKPEGSMFVMVKLNLHLLEEIHDDIDFCCKLAKEESVILCPGSVLGMENWVRITFACVPSSLQDGLERIKSFCQRNKKKNSINGC; the protein is encoded by the exons ATGGCCACCGTACACCAGAgcgacggcgccgccgccgcgaaCGGCAAGAGCAACGGCCACGCCGAGGCCCCCGCCGCGAACGGCAAGAGCAACGGCCATGCCGAGGCCGCCCCCGCGAACGGCAACAGCAACGGCCACGCCGAGGCCGCCGCCGCGAACGGCGAGAGCAACGGGCACGGCGAGGCCGCTGCCGCGAACGGCGAGAGCAACGGCcatgaggtggcggcggcggcgccggaggcgGTGGAGTGGAATTTCGCAGGGGCCAAGGGCGGCGTCCTGGCGGCGACGGGGGCGAACATGAGCATCCGGGCGATACGGTACAAGATCAGCGCGAGCGTGCAGGAGAACGGGCCGCGGCCCGTGCTGCCCCTGGCCCACGGGGACCCGTCCGTGTTCCCGGCCTTCCGCACGGCCGTCGAGGCCgaggacgccgtcgccgccgcgctgCGCACCGGGCAGTTCAACTGCTACCCCGCCGGCGTCGGCCTCCCCGCCGCACGAAG TGCCGTGGCAGAGCACTTGTCGCAGGGTGTGCCGTACAGGCTATCGGCCGACGACATCTTCCTCACCGCCGGCGGAACTCAGGCAATCGAAGTCATAATCCCGGTTCTTGCCCAAACTGCCGGCGCCAACATTCTGCTCCCCAGGCCAGGCTATCCAAATTACGAGGCGCGAGCGGCGTTCAACAAGCTGGAGGTTCGACATTTCGACCTTATCCCGGAGAAGGGCTGGGAGATCGACCTCGACTCGCTGGAATCCATGGCCGACAAGAACACAACTGCGATGGTCATCATAAACCCAAACAATCCATGTGGCAGCGTTTACTCCTACGACCATTTGGCCAAG GTCGCAGAGGTGGCAAGAAAGCTCGGAATATTGGTGATTGCTGACGAGGTATACGGCAAGCTGGTTCTGGGCAGCGCCCCGTTCATCCCAATGGGTATGTTTGGGCACATTACCCCTGTGTTGTCCATAGGGTCTCTGTCCAAGTCATGGATAGTGCCTGGATGGCGACTTGGATGGGTAGCGGTGTACGACCCCACCAAGATTTTAGAGGAAACTAAG ATCTCTGCATCTATTACGAATTACCTTAATGTCTCAACGGACCCAGCAACCTTCATTCAG GCGGCTCTTCCTCAAATTCTTGAGAACACAAAAGAAGATTTCTTCAAGGGGATTATCGGTCTGCTAAAGGAATCATCAGAGATATGCTATACAGAAATAAAGGAGAATAAATACATTACATGCCCTCACAAGCCAGAAGGATCGATGTTTGTAATG GTGAAACTGAACTTACATCTTTTGGAGGAGATCCATGATGACATTGATTTTTGCTGCAAGCTCGCGAAAGAAGAATCGGTGATTTTATGCCCAG GGAGTGTTCTGGGAATGGAAAATTGGGTCCGCATTACTTTTGCTTGTGTTCCATCTTCTCTTCAAGATGGCCTCGAAAGGATCAAATCCTTCTGTCaaaggaacaagaagaagaattCAATTAATGGTTGTTAG